Proteins found in one Aneurinibacillus uraniidurans genomic segment:
- a CDS encoding DUF5412 family protein: MGLLYLFFIIIGGITALCSVIVLIIRLAFRLFKKRHAPAHKTIFIFFISCLFLLLGIYNLFFNLQTVPRGDLLRATTSPDGRYVLKTYVCDDDPLSANAARGELVDTKQHTKKTIYWNYYDNNPYVEWVNHNVVVIGNQTLHIDTNEVYDWRTDDKWVREYPRQFSQNNKF; encoded by the coding sequence ATGGGATTACTCTATCTATTTTTTATTATCATAGGCGGTATAACTGCACTGTGTAGTGTTATCGTTCTTATCATTAGATTGGCTTTCAGATTGTTTAAAAAAAGACATGCACCCGCTCATAAAACGATTTTTATTTTTTTCATCTCCTGCTTATTTTTATTATTAGGCATATATAATCTCTTTTTTAATCTACAAACAGTTCCACGAGGAGACTTGCTTCGAGCCACCACTTCCCCTGACGGGAGATATGTACTAAAAACATACGTCTGCGATGATGATCCGTTAAGCGCAAATGCAGCCAGAGGCGAACTTGTAGATACCAAACAGCATACAAAGAAAACGATCTACTGGAATTACTACGATAACAATCCGTATGTCGAATGGGTAAATCACAATGTTGTTGTAATTGGAAATCAAACATTACATATCGATACAAATGAAGTATATGACTGGCGTACGGATGATAAATGGGTACGAGAATACCCTAGACAATTTTCTCAAAACAATAAATTCTAA